The following nucleotide sequence is from Paenibacillus andongensis.
AATTGGCGGCCATTCACTGAAAGCTATTCAGCTTGTGACGCGAATTTACGAATCGATGCAGGAGGAATTGCCGCTGCATTACTTATTCCAGCATCCGACTGTTGAACAAATGGCTCAATACTTGGATTCCAAAGAGCTGAGGATCGATTTTAACAAACCTATTACCTTATTGAACCGGAAAACAGATCGTCATGTATTCTGTTTCCCACCGGTAGGCGGCTTCGGTTTCGTGTTTAAAGAGCTCGCGGAACAGATCGGTTCGCATGCCCTCTACGGTCTTGATTTTATTGAGAGCGAGGATCGCCTGGAACGTTACATCGAGCTTGTGACAAGTGTTCAGGCGGAGGGGCCGTATGTCTTTATGGGGTATTCCGCCGGCGGCAACCTCATGTTCGAGCTGACGAAGGCGATGGAGGCAAAAGGGTACGCTGTCTCGGATCTGATCATGCTAGATGCGTCTAGGAAAAACAAAGTCATCCGTCAATCCGAAAAGACGGTGGCGAAAGAGGTCGACGTTTTGATCCAGGAAGCCGAGTCTAACGCTAAATATGAAGCCTATGTAAGTAATGAACTTATCAAAAACAGTGTGATTCAAAAAATGAAAAACTACATGCTTTACCTGAACGGTTTGCAAAACAACGGCACCATTCATGCGAATATCCATTTTGTACAGAACGGAATCAAATCAAGCGGCAAGTTAAGTGGCAGCACACTGTGGAACCAATCTACAACTTCGCAGTACCGCAGCTATGAGGGAGCAGGCCCTCATGAAGACATGTTGGATGCGCCATATGCCGCCAAAAATGCAGAGATTGTCAAGGAAATCTTATCCTTATAACCCGCAATGAAGAGGAGCGATACTTTGGCCAGTCGAAAAAGCAAGACACAGCTACCAAGACCAAAGCCGATTTTTTTTCGGCTGATGGCCTACATCAAGCCTTACATCTTTTGGGTTCTTCTGACGATTGTAACCTCGCTCATGGCTGCAGGCGTCGATATCGGGATGGGGAAGCTAATTGAGCAAATGGTCGACAGCTCTTCGGAGAAGCTGCTGTTTTCCGCTGGTTTCATTGGCATTATGGCGCTGATCGGTGTGATTTCGAAGTATTTGATCAAATATGCTTCAACCCGGTTTAGTGCTTACGCGCTGCGCGATTTGCGCAATTCGGTTGCGGATCATCTGGAGAACCTACCGGTTTCCACTGTAGAGAAGCAGCAATCGGGTGATCTCGTATCCCGCCTGACGAACGATACGACCGTGCTGCAAAACTTTTTTATCCACCATTTTGCCAATCTATTTTACATGCCGGTGGTCTTTGTCAGTGCGCTTACGATTCTTTTGCTTACGAGTTGGAAGCTGATCCTGTTCAGTCTCATCCTGCTGCCAGTTGGTATTGCCGTGACAGCCGTTTTGAGCAGGCCAATAAGCAAATATTCCGAACAGCTGCAGGAACAATTGGGCGCTGCTAATGCGGTCACCCAAGATATGATCGGCGGAATCTCGATGGTCAAAGCTTTTAACAGGCAGGATACGTTGTTCGCAAAATACAGCAGCGTGATGCAGCAGGTTTTGTCCAAAAGCCTGCAGCTCGAAAAGCGTCGCGCACTCATGTCGCCAATCAGTATTCTGCTGCTTTCGACACCGCTCATTTTGATGGTCGCCATCGGCGGCTACTTGATTGAACAAGGCGAGCTGACTTCCGGCAACATCATCATTTTCTTGTATATGTTTTCGTTTGTTCTACAGCCCATATCGATGATCCCGGTGCTGTCCGCTCAGGTTCAGGAAGTGACCGGGGCAGCTAGGCGATTGTTTGATGTTCTTGATATGCCGGTGGAACAAGATATCCGCTCATTCCAAGAATTGTACCTAAATGCAGCACCGATTGAATTTGATAACGTCACGTTCTCCTATGACGGACAAACGAATGTGCTGAACGGTTTAAGCTTTTGGCTGCAAAATCAGCAGACGATCGCTCTCGTAGGCTCCAGTGGCTGCGGGAAAAGCACACTGTTCAAGCTGCTTTGCGGCTTCTATGAACTGGCACCGGGCAGCGGTACGATTAAGGTGCTCGGCCGGCCCTTGCATGAGTGGAGTCTGAAGCAGCTTCGCAGCCAAATCTCACTCGTTTCTCAGGATACGCACCTATTTCCGGGCACGATTGCCGAGAACATCGGTTTTGGGAACCTTCATGCCACCCGTGACGATATCGTCCGGGTGGCCCAAGAAGCGAATGCGCACGATTTTATTATGCAGCAGCCGGAAGGGTATGAAACGGTCATCGGAGAACGGGGTTCCTTGTCAGGAGGTCAGAAGCAGCGGATTGCGATCGCGCGGGCACTGTTGAAGGATGCGCCGATTCTGCTGTTGGATGAGCCGACATCCGCGCTCGATACGCACTCCGAAGCTATCGTTCAGGAAGCGATCGAACGGGTGATGAAGGACCGTGCGGTTCTCGTCATCACGCATCGCCTGACGACGTTAGATAAAGCGGATTATGTGATTTTTATGAGCGATGGGAAAATTGTGGAATGCAACACGCACGAGCAATTAATCCGCAGCAATGGTCCTTACAAAAAGCTGTACTTCAAACAATTTGTGCTGCAAGACGGTACCGCCAGCGCAGACAGAGAGGGGGCTTAAGTCATGTTCCTTAGACAGTCCTACAAGGAATTTAAACGACTGATGTCTTTTATGCAGCTGCGCCGTAAAAGGTATTTCATCGGATTAATCGGAGATAGCATAAGCAATGCGAGCATTGCTATTCTAATGTCTTTCGTTATTCAATATTTACTTGAATTTTCCGTTCATCGCGATCATGCTGTGCTCATGAAGGCGGTTTGGATCGTTGGCGGCACGTTCGTCATGCTTAGTGTCCTGTCGCCGTTTTTTAGCTATATGTATCATCGCAGCGTAAAACAAACGATGGCGGACATCCGGCTGCTCGTTTTTGAACGGTTGGGACGGCTGCCGCAGCGCTACTATGAAACCCATCATTCCGGAGATATCGTTTCGCGAACGACGAATGATATGCACTTGATGGAACAAACGTTTACGGAGCATTTGAAATCGATCACTGTAGAATGTTTGACATTGGTCGGCTCACTAGTCGTTATGTTCCTACTCGATTGGCGGCTTGCCTTGGTTTTGCTGGCGCTCGGCCTGCTGTCCATCTTGATCAACACGCGCTTCGCACGCCCTTTGCGGAAAATAAGTGATCGGTTTCAAGAGCAAACGGGCGGTTTGACCGAACGGTTATCTGACCTGCTGGCCGGCCTGCAAGTGATCAAGATGTTCTCACTTCATCGTACAGTTACGAAGCGATTCCATGATAGGAATGCGGAGGTCACAGCCTCAGCGATGAAGCAGGGGCATCAAACGGGTCTTCTTGAAGCCGTGAATTTCGTGATTAACTTCATGAGCTTAGGCGGCATGCTCGTTGTTGGGATTATCATGTATTCGCAAAATTTAATCGAGCTTGGCGTTTTGGGGCAAATCATCCAACTGCAAACGGGCGTTTCGATGGTATTTCTGCAGCTTGGCAGTATCGTTTCTCTGATTCAGCATTCGTTTGCCGGGGCCGCACGCGTATTCGAGCTGCTTGATGAGAGGGCGGAGCCGGATCGATATTCGTCCGTACCTCCACAGGTCAGCGAGCAGGAGGCGTTGCCAAGTACAGAATTGGAAATGAACGACGTGATTTTTGATTACGGTACCTCGGCCGGCATTCTAAACGGGAGTACACTATCTGTGCAGAAAGGACAGATAGCGGCCCTCGTAGGCGCCAGTGGCAGCGGTAAAAGCACCGTCATGAAGCTGTTTCTCGGCTTCTATCCGGCTAATGGCGGGACGATCCGTTTGCTTGGCAAGCCGCTGGGTCATTATATGCTTTCTGAAATTCGGGAGCTAACTGCTTATGTTCCACAGGACCCTTATTTGTTTCACGGTACGATTGGCGATAACATCCGATTCGGCAAACCAGATGCGACGGATCAAGACTTGAAGGATGCGGCAACAGCGGCGTATGCGCATGATTTCATTATGGAGCTGACTGACGGCTACGATACGATGGTTGGCGAGCGGGGAACTTCGTTATCTGGAGGACAGCGTCAGCGAATAGCCATTGCCCGGGCTTTGCTCAAAAATGCCCCGATTCTCCTTCTCGATGAGGCTACCTCTGCGCTGGATGCTGAATCCGAGTTTTGGGTGCAGAGTGCTTTACATACTTTGATGAAAGACAGGACGACCCTGATGATCGCTCATCGGCTATCAACAGTTGAGAAGGCGGACGTCATATATGTGATGGAACAAGGTGTTGTAAAGGAAAAGGGAAGCCACCAGCAGCTCATGGCCAAAGAAGGTTTATACGCAAAGCTGTACCGGCAGCAATCGCATAACGAGCACGAGACGGAACCGGTCACCGCGTAAGAGAAGGATGCTTTCATGAAATCAATCGAAAGATAAGAGGAGTGGAATTCATGTCTATTTTCGAAAAAATGGAATCGAATGTACGTTCTTACTGCAGGTCTTTTCCCGATGTGTTCACGAAAGCAAAAGGTTCTATGCTGTACGCCGAGTCCGGAAGAACGTTTATCGACTTTTTTGCAGGAGCGGGCGCTTTGAATTATGGTCACAACAACGATTACATCAAAAGTAAGCTGGTCGAATATTTGGAATCAGACGGCATCTCCCACGGACTCGATATGTTTACTTCGGCGAAAGAGTCGTTCCTGCATACATTTTCAGAGCTCATTTTGAAGCCGAGAGAGCTTGATTATAAAGTTCAATTTTGCGGACCGACCGGTACGAATGCTGTGGAAGCAGCGTTAAAGCTGGCTCGCAAAGTCAAAGGACGTTCAGGTATTTTCTCCTTTATGGGGGCTTTCCACGGCATGTCGCTTGGCAGCTTATCGGTAACCAGCAACCTGTACCACAGATTGGCGGCGGGTACGGATTTACACAATGTTTCCTTTATGCCTTTTCCATGCGGATTCATGAATACATTTGACACCATCCACTATTTGGAAGCTGTACTGACGGATGACCATTCCGGTATCGACAAGCCAGCAGCCATTATTTTTGAAACGGTGCAAGCGGAGGGAGGCTTGAATGAAGCGCCAATCGAGTGGATGCAGCGTCTTCGCGATCTGTGTACCCGGCATGATATTTTGCTCATTTGCGATGAAATTCAGGTTGGCTGCGGCCGAACAGGTCCGTTTTTCTCTTTCGAACGGGCAGGAATCGTTCCAGATATTGTCGTGTTGTCCAAATCGATTAGCGGTTATGGACTACCGATGGCCATTACCTTGTTAAAGCCGGAATTGGATGTTTGGCATCCAGGGGAGCATACGGGGACTTTCCGCGGCAACCAATTGGCGTTTGTCGGGGCAGCTGCAGCACTGGAATACAGGGAGTTATATAACTTAGAGGCTGAGGTTCATCTGAAAGCTCATTTTGTCAGTCGGTTTTTGCAGGAGGAAATCGCTCCGATAAGCGAGGATATCCAGATTCGGGGAATGGGTCTGCTATGGGGCGTTGATGTATCCGCAAGCAAGTATGAGAACATTTCCAAAGAAATTGCCAGCCGCTGTTATGAGTTGGGACTCATTTTGGAAAGGGTGGGCCGTCAAGACGCTGTCATCAAGCTGATGCCCCCGTTAACCATATCGATGGAGGAGCTTGAGCAGGGCTGCTCCATGTTGAGACAGGCGGTTCAAGAATGCTTTGAGAAATCCGGATTAAGGCAGCACGCTTTAATCTGATGGCCAAGTGGCGGGAAAGCAATGATATGGAGATTGATATGAGAAATAAGAAAAAAGGAATCATCATAGGTTATTTGGGCCTAGGTATTCTTGCTTTTAACCTTGCAGCCATGCTAATCATTAAATTAAAGATTGTTCTACCAAATGAGTACCTCATGAATGCATTAGCTGTATTGTTGATCACTTTATTCTTATGGCCGGTTGTTTCGATCTCTGCTTTACTTTCTGCATCCAATCATCTTAACAAATTGAACGTACGATTATTGGATAATGAAGGAAATGTTAGACAAGATCATTTGAGCATTAGAAATAACCATAAGAAAAGCATTTCTATTAATACAACTTTTTTAGTAACAGTTTGTCTGTTTGTTATCTGGTTTGTCATCTTCATTTGGCATGCAATTTTGAGCCTTTAGGAAATACCCCTGGAATTATTTTCCGGGGGTATTTCTATTTCACTGAAAGAAACTACTCCGAATTAATAAGCTTAGCAATGTGATCCGCAGACATGGGAAGTCCCAGAAAATATCCCTGTGCTTCATGACAACCATAGTTTCTTAAAAGAGTGAGCTGCTCCTCAGACTCGACGCCTTCAGCGATTACTTTTAGATTTAAATTTATCCCCAAAGCGATGATTGTTTTCACGATGTTTTGATCACTAATATCATTGGAAAGATCTTTAATAAATGTTCGATCAATTTTAATGCGGTCGATAGGGAAGTTCTTCAAATACGCCAATGAACTAAACCCCGTACCAAAATCATCAATGGAAATGCTTACTCCAATGCCTTTCAGTTTGGAAAGCAGCATCGTTGCTCGGTCCAGATTCATCGTGATGCTTTCCGTAACTTCAATTTCCAAGAAATGAGGGTCCATCCCTGTTTCATTCAAAATCTTGGTCATCAATTCAATTAAGTCCGGTTCATACATCTGCCTCGAGGATAAATTGACTGACATTTTAAATGTACTTCCAAAATGGTCCATCCATAAACGCCACTGTTTGCAGGCCTCATGCAAGACCCATTTCCCAATTGGAACAATGAGTCCAACTTCTTCGGCAAATGGAATAAATTGCATGGGAGAGACGATTCCCTTCTCGGGATGATTCCACCGAATTAAAGCTTCTACACCAATGAATTCTTTCGTTGCTATATCGTATTGCGGTTGATAAACAAGTACAAATTCATTGTTGTCTAATGCTTTTCTTAGATTTCTGTAGAGGTCTACATGTTCAGAGGCAGGATACTCATTCTCTTTTACATAAAACTGGTATAAATTTTCCCCTTGGCTTTTCGCCTGATACATCGCGATGTCTGCCTGTTTGATCAATGCTTCAAACGTGCTCCCATCAGAAGGGAACATGCTGATTCCGATACTAGTTGAGATATATAAATCTTGATCTTGAATACGAAAGGGAATGGTCAAAGCAACCAGGATTGATTTAGCAATATCCTCCGTTTCTTGTTTGGTTGTGCCCGGTAACAATATCGTAAATTCGTCCCCGCCTTGACGTGAGACAACGCCTCTATTCGTAATCAGATTTTTCAATCGATCCGAAACATTCTGCAGTAGAACATCTCCCCAGGAGTGCCCCATGGAATCGTTGATCATTTTGAAATGGTCTAAATCCAGATAAAGCACGGAAACGATTTGATCGTTTTGCTCAGCATCAACAATGGCTTCTTCGAGCATATGTTGAAACGATTTTCGATTCGGAAGTCCGGTTAAAGAATCATGAAAAGCCATGTGACGAATGGTTGCTTCCGCTTTATCCCGTTCAATCACCAAACTTACCAGATAGGCCGCTCGTTCAATCAAATTAAGCTCATAGGTTTGGGGAGAATTGGGAGTTTTGTAGTACATGGCGAATGTTCCAAGCACCTGATTATTTTTATCCGTTATCGGCACGGACCAACAAGCTCTAAGACCGTGAAGGAATGCAATCTCCCGATAGTCATCCCATAGTGGATCATTTCCGATATCAGAAACAATGATTTTGGTATTGAAGAAAGCGGCTGTTCCGCATGAACCTACAGTTGGCCCTATTTCCACGCCATCAATCGCACGAATGTAGGATTCTGGAAGGTTTGGTGCTGCACAATGTTTCAAGCATTCTTTTTCCAATAAAAGAATCGAGCAAATAGCGCCGCTTTGTTGTTCGACTAATTCAATAATTCGATGCAAAATATCACGAAGTGGTTTGCCTTTTGCGATCATTTCCAAAATATCATTTTGACCTATTAAGTTATCTTGTAGGAATTTCCGATCCGTAATGTCACGTCCAATAACAATGAGCCATTGTCGGTTTCCCTTATGATCAAAAATGGGCACTTTGGTATATTCAACCATCATACTTGCACCGCGGGAACGTTTAATTTCTTCTTCGAAAATAATAGGTTTGCCTGCCTCCCAGGCTTCTTGATCCGTTTTTTCACATGTAATGAACATTTCTTTGTGAAATTCATTGGTTTTTTGGAAATCGCTGTTCGTTTTACCTTTGTATGTATCTTGTTTTAACTCAAATAGTCGGAGAACCGCGTTGTTCGCTTCGATCCATCTGCCTTTACCATCTTTAAAAACAACAATGTCTGGCATCGTATGAATTAAAGTTAGTAAATTCTGCTCGCTAATTTTTAGTTTTTTCTCTTCCAACAATCGTATTAGCTCAGCGGATGCCCTAAACGAGAAAATTTTCAGTATCGTTTCTGCGAGAAACCTGTCATGAATCGGTTGATCGTGCATCACAACAAGTATGCCAATGACAGTACCATCGACATGTAAGAGAGGAATACCCAGATAGCTTTGAATATCAAATTTGGTCAAATCCGAGTCCAAGGGAAATAAGTTCTGCACACACTCTTGATAACAACAAAGACGCTTTTCATTTACTACATTTTCACAAGGTGTATATTCCAACGTGTATTCAAATTGCTCTATCATTTCTCCTTTCTGATACATGGCGATCGTTTTTACGGACTGGTGATCGACTTCAGCAATGAAAGCATAGGAGCATTTTAAAACGCGAGCTAGATATTGAACCAAGTGTATAAAAAAACTATCTGCAGCCTCACTTTCAATACCTTGCACGATATCGAGAATGGCTTTTTTGAGGTAATCATTTTCATTTTGCAAGGCAATGATAGCTTCCGTACTTGGATTAGGATCTATTTTTGAGGTATTAAATTGCTTTTTCATATGTTTCTCCTGAAGTAGTTAATAGTACCTATGAATTTCGACAAAAACTGATAAACTCCTTCCTCTGAGAAGCTAAGTCGAACCACTCGGACATCCCCGACCAACATCTCGAATTTCCTAAAAAATAGTTCTTGAACCGCATACTACACTGTCGTACAGTTAATACTGCCGACTTCTCGTTCGTGAAAAGGAAGAGATTGCTTCTTAAATGATGTATGATTCTAAAAGGAAAGAAGGGGCTGACAACGAAGATGAACGCTTTTTTGTTGTTTTACGTAGTCATCTACATGGGAAACGCTGTTTACGGCACATTTATGCCGGTTTACCTGCATAGCGCTAAATTTTCTCAGGAGCAAATCGGGATGCTTCTTAGCCTTGGACCTTTGGTTGCGATGTTTGGCCAACCGGTTTGGGGGGCGCTCAGTGACCGGGCCAAGACGAAGAATAGCGTACTTCGCTTTCTATTGATGGGTAGCGGTGTTTCCATTTTGTTCTTCCCGCTCTCACATCATTTCATTTACCTGCTTTTGTTAATCTGTGTGTTCACATTTTTTCAGACGTCTATATTTGCAATCAGTGATGCGATTACATTGGAAGAATTGGACAGGCGTCCCACTTGGAGTTTTGGTTGGATTCGCCTGGGAGGTACAGTGGGCTTCGCTGTCATGTCTCTTGCTTTCGGTATAGCAGCCAAGTCACACATTGGCTCAATGTTCCCTGTCTACGCCGGAACTATGGCCGCCGCATTGCTGTTTCTCTGGCGTTTTCCGCCAGCTGCCGGCCGCCAGACTAATGTCACCGGCAAACGTTTCCGGGAGCTTTTCCGTAACGGTAAGCTGATGTTTTATTTGGGTATCAACTTTGTTGTTCAAATCACCTTGGGTTACTATTACGCATTCTTCCCAATCTACTTCAAGGAGATGGGAGGAGACAGCATGCTGCTAGGCTGGTCGATGGTGATTTCTTCACTCAGCGAGCTGCCGTTTCTTCTGTTTTCCGGCTGGATTTTCAAACGCGTCCCTATCTCAGCCCTTCTGATTGTGGCCGCGCTCGCATCTTCGATCCGGTGGTTCTTGTTTACCTTAATCGGGAATCCGCTTTGGATCTTACCGGTGCAGCTGCTGCACGGACTTATTTTCATCGTGCTTTCTGTTACGCTTGCCACGTTTATCAACCGTGAAGTGCCTTCAGAATGGAAGGCCAGCGGTCAAACACTTAACGGCTTGCTCAGCCTTGGAGCCGCCCGTATTATCGGCAGCTTCTTAGGTGGAATTATGAGCTCAGCTTACGGGATGAGGCAAGTTTTTTTATATAGTTCATGGGTATCCTTGACGTGTGTTATCGTGTTTGGATTTGTTATATGGATTCGCAGAAAACAGAAAGTTCTTGGTTCACCTTAAAGAAATACGGGAAAAAAGTTGAGCATTGTCGGCGATGAGCTTTTTGGTCGGTATGTCAGCCTGAGCGGCAAGTTTTATGCACATAGAACTGCCGTCTTACACCTGTAAATTAGAATGTGAAAATATTCACAAATCGTTCAAGGAATTAAGCGCTCTAATCCTTCATCTTGTGATTTTTGTCATAGTTGGGGTTCCTGATTAAGTTTAATCTAAAGGTAGAACTTCAAGACAACAGCTTCACATGGATTGAAAATAAAGGAGTGAATGAACCATGACAACAAAAGAAGCGAAGAGGATTGAACAGATTTCTGCTCAAGACGAAGTCAATGAGCTGGTAGCCAGAGCGAAGATAGCTCAGCAGCAATTTCTGAAGCTGGATCAAATGCAGGTTGACCAAATGATTCAGCAAATGGCATTAGCAGGCATTGATAGGCACATGGTTCTAGCCAAGCTTGCTGTTGAGGAAACCGGTCGGGGTGTTTACGAAGATAAAATTACCAAGAATTTATTTGCTACTGAATATATCTACCACAGCATTAAAAATAACAAGACAGTTGGAGTGATTGAGGAAAACTCGTATGAGAACTACCGAATGGTTGCTGAGCCCGTGGGCATTATTGCTGGCGTGACGCCCGTTACCAATCCGACTTCGACGACGATGTTCAAGTCATTAATCGCGGCAAAGACCCGCAACCCAATCATATTCGCTTTCCATCCATCTGCACAACAATCTAGCAGCGCAGCTGCAGCGACATTGCTGGACGCAGCTGTTAAAGCAGGCGCACCGGAGCATTGCATTCAATGGGTAAAGCATCCATCTGTGGAAGCTACCCAACTGCTGATGAATCATCCGGATGTAGCGCTTGTTCTGGCAACGGGAGGGTCTTCAATGGTGAAGGCAGCTTATAGTACTGGAAAGCCAGCTTTGGGTGTTGGACCCGGCAATGTGCCTTGTTTCATTGAGAAAACAGCGAATTTGCAGCAAGCTGTCAATGATTTGATTTTATCCAAGACGTTTGACAATGGGATGATATGCGCCTCTGAACAAGCGGTTATTATTGAAGAATCGGTATATGCGGAAACAAGAAAGTTAATGATTGAACAGGGCTGTTATTTCTTAAATAAAGAAGAAACAGAAGCAGTTTCCAAGTTGGTGATTAACGCTGAGAAGTGTGCGGTTAACGCGGTAATAGTCGGACAACCTGCTGCGAAAATTGCTGAGATGGCTGGTATTAAGGTGCCTGCGGCTACGAAAATACTAGTTGCGGAGTTAGCAGGCGTTGGTGAGGCATTTCCATTATCGGCTGAAAAACTTAGCCCTGTGCTCGCTTGTTACAAAGTGAAGAATGCTGAGCAAGGCATTGATCGGGCTGTGGAAGTGGTGAAGTTTGGCGGTATGGGACATTCCTCCGTCATTCATTCTCAGAATGCGGAGGTCATCCAAGCGTTCGCAGGTAAGCTTCAAACAGGACGCATTATTGTCAATTCACCTTCCACCCACGGTGCTATTGGAGACATTTATAATACTAACTTGCCTTCCTTAACACTAGGCTGCGGTTCTTACGGTCATAACTCCACAACCTCTAACGTGAGCGCCGTGAATCTGATCAATGTGAAGCGAGTTGCTTATCGAACAGTCAATATGCAGTGGTTTAAAATACCGCCAAAAGTTTATTTTGAAAAAGGTGCTACACAGTATTTAGAAAAAATGCCTGACATTACACGCGTCATGATTGTCACGGATCCCATGATGGTGAAGCTAGGTTACGTAGAACGTGTAGAATATTACCTCCG
It contains:
- a CDS encoding MFS transporter, coding for MILKGKKGLTTKMNAFLLFYVVIYMGNAVYGTFMPVYLHSAKFSQEQIGMLLSLGPLVAMFGQPVWGALSDRAKTKNSVLRFLLMGSGVSILFFPLSHHFIYLLLLICVFTFFQTSIFAISDAITLEELDRRPTWSFGWIRLGGTVGFAVMSLAFGIAAKSHIGSMFPVYAGTMAAALLFLWRFPPAAGRQTNVTGKRFRELFRNGKLMFYLGINFVVQITLGYYYAFFPIYFKEMGGDSMLLGWSMVISSLSELPFLLFSGWIFKRVPISALLIVAALASSIRWFLFTLIGNPLWILPVQLLHGLIFIVLSVTLATFINREVPSEWKASGQTLNGLLSLGAARIIGSFLGGIMSSAYGMRQVFLYSSWVSLTCVIVFGFVIWIRRKQKVLGSP
- a CDS encoding EAL domain-containing protein, giving the protein MKKQFNTSKIDPNPSTEAIIALQNENDYLKKAILDIVQGIESEAADSFFIHLVQYLARVLKCSYAFIAEVDHQSVKTIAMYQKGEMIEQFEYTLEYTPCENVVNEKRLCCYQECVQNLFPLDSDLTKFDIQSYLGIPLLHVDGTVIGILVVMHDQPIHDRFLAETILKIFSFRASAELIRLLEEKKLKISEQNLLTLIHTMPDIVVFKDGKGRWIEANNAVLRLFELKQDTYKGKTNSDFQKTNEFHKEMFITCEKTDQEAWEAGKPIIFEEEIKRSRGASMMVEYTKVPIFDHKGNRQWLIVIGRDITDRKFLQDNLIGQNDILEMIAKGKPLRDILHRIIELVEQQSGAICSILLLEKECLKHCAAPNLPESYIRAIDGVEIGPTVGSCGTAAFFNTKIIVSDIGNDPLWDDYREIAFLHGLRACWSVPITDKNNQVLGTFAMYYKTPNSPQTYELNLIERAAYLVSLVIERDKAEATIRHMAFHDSLTGLPNRKSFQHMLEEAIVDAEQNDQIVSVLYLDLDHFKMINDSMGHSWGDVLLQNVSDRLKNLITNRGVVSRQGGDEFTILLPGTTKQETEDIAKSILVALTIPFRIQDQDLYISTSIGISMFPSDGSTFEALIKQADIAMYQAKSQGENLYQFYVKENEYPASEHVDLYRNLRKALDNNEFVLVYQPQYDIATKEFIGVEALIRWNHPEKGIVSPMQFIPFAEEVGLIVPIGKWVLHEACKQWRLWMDHFGSTFKMSVNLSSRQMYEPDLIELMTKILNETGMDPHFLEIEVTESITMNLDRATMLLSKLKGIGVSISIDDFGTGFSSLAYLKNFPIDRIKIDRTFIKDLSNDISDQNIVKTIIALGINLNLKVIAEGVESEEQLTLLRNYGCHEAQGYFLGLPMSADHIAKLINSE
- a CDS encoding ABC transporter ATP-binding protein produces the protein MFLRQSYKEFKRLMSFMQLRRKRYFIGLIGDSISNASIAILMSFVIQYLLEFSVHRDHAVLMKAVWIVGGTFVMLSVLSPFFSYMYHRSVKQTMADIRLLVFERLGRLPQRYYETHHSGDIVSRTTNDMHLMEQTFTEHLKSITVECLTLVGSLVVMFLLDWRLALVLLALGLLSILINTRFARPLRKISDRFQEQTGGLTERLSDLLAGLQVIKMFSLHRTVTKRFHDRNAEVTASAMKQGHQTGLLEAVNFVINFMSLGGMLVVGIIMYSQNLIELGVLGQIIQLQTGVSMVFLQLGSIVSLIQHSFAGAARVFELLDERAEPDRYSSVPPQVSEQEALPSTELEMNDVIFDYGTSAGILNGSTLSVQKGQIAALVGASGSGKSTVMKLFLGFYPANGGTIRLLGKPLGHYMLSEIRELTAYVPQDPYLFHGTIGDNIRFGKPDATDQDLKDAATAAYAHDFIMELTDGYDTMVGERGTSLSGGQRQRIAIARALLKNAPILLLDEATSALDAESEFWVQSALHTLMKDRTTLMIAHRLSTVEKADVIYVMEQGVVKEKGSHQQLMAKEGLYAKLYRQQSHNEHETEPVTA
- the ectB gene encoding diaminobutyrate--2-oxoglutarate transaminase, whose product is MSIFEKMESNVRSYCRSFPDVFTKAKGSMLYAESGRTFIDFFAGAGALNYGHNNDYIKSKLVEYLESDGISHGLDMFTSAKESFLHTFSELILKPRELDYKVQFCGPTGTNAVEAALKLARKVKGRSGIFSFMGAFHGMSLGSLSVTSNLYHRLAAGTDLHNVSFMPFPCGFMNTFDTIHYLEAVLTDDHSGIDKPAAIIFETVQAEGGLNEAPIEWMQRLRDLCTRHDILLICDEIQVGCGRTGPFFSFERAGIVPDIVVLSKSISGYGLPMAITLLKPELDVWHPGEHTGTFRGNQLAFVGAAAALEYRELYNLEAEVHLKAHFVSRFLQEEIAPISEDIQIRGMGLLWGVDVSASKYENISKEIASRCYELGLILERVGRQDAVIKLMPPLTISMEELEQGCSMLRQAVQECFEKSGLRQHALI
- a CDS encoding ABC transporter ATP-binding protein; protein product: MASRKSKTQLPRPKPIFFRLMAYIKPYIFWVLLTIVTSLMAAGVDIGMGKLIEQMVDSSSEKLLFSAGFIGIMALIGVISKYLIKYASTRFSAYALRDLRNSVADHLENLPVSTVEKQQSGDLVSRLTNDTTVLQNFFIHHFANLFYMPVVFVSALTILLLTSWKLILFSLILLPVGIAVTAVLSRPISKYSEQLQEQLGAANAVTQDMIGGISMVKAFNRQDTLFAKYSSVMQQVLSKSLQLEKRRALMSPISILLLSTPLILMVAIGGYLIEQGELTSGNIIIFLYMFSFVLQPISMIPVLSAQVQEVTGAARRLFDVLDMPVEQDIRSFQELYLNAAPIEFDNVTFSYDGQTNVLNGLSFWLQNQQTIALVGSSGCGKSTLFKLLCGFYELAPGSGTIKVLGRPLHEWSLKQLRSQISLVSQDTHLFPGTIAENIGFGNLHATRDDIVRVAQEANAHDFIMQQPEGYETVIGERGSLSGGQKQRIAIARALLKDAPILLLDEPTSALDTHSEAIVQEAIERVMKDRAVLVITHRLTTLDKADYVIFMSDGKIVECNTHEQLIRSNGPYKKLYFKQFVLQDGTASADREGA